One segment of Meriones unguiculatus strain TT.TT164.6M chromosome X, Bangor_MerUng_6.1, whole genome shotgun sequence DNA contains the following:
- the Yy2 gene encoding transcription factor YY2 isoform X1 has product MASEQVTCVTTEDAEIPAALVELQPLTLERASVEESQTVEMYADVGVDWACGDHCHSPLITLKPVSGSNLSNGDHDQEAIILEKRKEVVGYQDSDILLIHSNFENQMVVPVIQDDYLQLTAASLPSFVESENDQGELSPFEGNLCGLATIIDGSAEGTNPDLGEQQWVQRQIQIEALEGEFPFPVWEAQEEKEDTVAEGQTVDSPPDYSEYMMGKKFPPEGIPGVDLSDPKQLAEFTSMKNKPKGDFPRPIACSHKGCGKMFRDMAAMKKHLHIHGPRVHVCAECGKAFIESSKLKRHQLVHTGEKPYQCAFEGCGKRFSLDFNLRTHLRIHNGDKPFVCPFDGCSKKFAQLTNLKSHIVTHVKNKNDQQ; this is encoded by the coding sequence ATGGCCTCAGAGCAAGTTACGTGCGTCACCACAGAAGATGCAGAGATTCCCGCCGCTCTTGTGGAGCTGCAGCCACTCACTTTAGAGAGAGCTTCTGTGGAGGAAAGCCAAACCGTTGAAATGTATGCAGATGTAGGTGTCGATTGGGCGTGTGGTGACCACTGCCACTCTCCTCTTATTACTCTGAAGCCAGTTTCGGGCAGCAACCTGAGTAATGGGGACCATGATCAGGAAGCTATCAtcctggagaaaagaaaggaggtggTGGGCTACCAGGACTCAGACATCCTACTAATCCATTCTAATTTTGAAAACCAGATGGTTGTTCCAGTTATTCAAGATGACTACCTCCAGCTGACCGCTGCTTCTTTACCTAGCTTCGTGGAGTCAGAGAATGATCAAGGTGAGCTCAGCCCGTTTGAAGGGAATCTCTGTGGTTTAGCGACCATTATCGACGGCAGTGCAGAAGGCACGAACCCTGACCTGGGTGAGCAACAGTGGGTGCAGAGGCAGATTCAAATCGAAGCTCTTGAGGGAGAATTCCCCTTCCCAGTGTGGGAGGctcaagaggaaaaagaagataccGTGGCTGAAGGGCAGACCGTTGACTCGCCTCCCGATTATTCCGAGTATATGATGGGAAAGAAATTTCCTCCTGAAGGAATACCTGGCGTCGACCTGTCTGATCCCAAACAACTGGCAGAATTTACTAGCATGAAAAATAAGCCCAAAGGAGACTTTCCAAGACCCATAGCTTGCTCTCATAAAGGTTGTGGGAAGATGTTCAGGGATATGGCTGCTATGAAAAAGCACTTGCACATCCATGGGCCTAGAGTGCACGTTTGTGcagaatgtggtaaagcttttatTGAGAGTTCAAAGCTGAAACGTCATCAGCTGgtccacactggagagaagccctaccaATGTGCCTTTGAAGGCTGTGGGAAACGCTTTTCCCTGGATTTCAATTTGCGCACACACCTGCGAATCCATAATGGAGACAAGCCCTTCGTGTGCCCATTTGATGGTTGCAGCAAGAAGTTTGCTCAGTTGACAAACCTGAAATCGCATATCGTGACACACGTTAAGAATAAGAATGACCAGCAGTAA
- the Yy2 gene encoding transcription factor YY2 isoform X2, with product MASEQVTCVTTEDAEIPAALVELQPLTLERASVEESQTVEMYADMVVPVIQDDYLQLTAASLPSFVESENDQGELSPFEGNLCGLATIIDGSAEGTNPDLGEQQWVQRQIQIEALEGEFPFPVWEAQEEKEDTVAEGQTVDSPPDYSEYMMGKKFPPEGIPGVDLSDPKQLAEFTSMKNKPKGDFPRPIACSHKGCGKMFRDMAAMKKHLHIHGPRVHVCAECGKAFIESSKLKRHQLVHTGEKPYQCAFEGCGKRFSLDFNLRTHLRIHNGDKPFVCPFDGCSKKFAQLTNLKSHIVTHVKNKNDQQ from the exons ATGGCCTCAGAGCAAGTTACGTGCGTCACCACAGAAGATGCAGAGATTCCCGCCGCTCTTGTGGAGCTGCAGCCACTCACTTTAGAGAGAGCTTCTGTGGAGGAAAGCCAAACCGTTGAAATGTATGCAGAT ATGGTTGTTCCAGTTATTCAAGATGACTACCTCCAGCTGACCGCTGCTTCTTTACCTAGCTTCGTGGAGTCAGAGAATGATCAAGGTGAGCTCAGCCCGTTTGAAGGGAATCTCTGTGGTTTAGCGACCATTATCGACGGCAGTGCAGAAGGCACGAACCCTGACCTGGGTGAGCAACAGTGGGTGCAGAGGCAGATTCAAATCGAAGCTCTTGAGGGAGAATTCCCCTTCCCAGTGTGGGAGGctcaagaggaaaaagaagataccGTGGCTGAAGGGCAGACCGTTGACTCGCCTCCCGATTATTCCGAGTATATGATGGGAAAGAAATTTCCTCCTGAAGGAATACCTGGCGTCGACCTGTCTGATCCCAAACAACTGGCAGAATTTACTAGCATGAAAAATAAGCCCAAAGGAGACTTTCCAAGACCCATAGCTTGCTCTCATAAAGGTTGTGGGAAGATGTTCAGGGATATGGCTGCTATGAAAAAGCACTTGCACATCCATGGGCCTAGAGTGCACGTTTGTGcagaatgtggtaaagcttttatTGAGAGTTCAAAGCTGAAACGTCATCAGCTGgtccacactggagagaagccctaccaATGTGCCTTTGAAGGCTGTGGGAAACGCTTTTCCCTGGATTTCAATTTGCGCACACACCTGCGAATCCATAATGGAGACAAGCCCTTCGTGTGCCCATTTGATGGTTGCAGCAAGAAGTTTGCTCAGTTGACAAACCTGAAATCGCATATCGTGACACACGTTAAGAATAAGAATGACCAGCAGTAA